A genomic window from Camelina sativa cultivar DH55 chromosome 2, Cs, whole genome shotgun sequence includes:
- the LOC104729026 gene encoding uncharacterized protein LOC104729026: MTRKEVSSVLEGEHLQIESEKVEESQDHGLMEQKFCDSAVSQDLETSEKILHVVNVKELGTALANSASQQDQQPGDTAKVKASSTISSCSTKRKLSRPSLGKESLNLSNRKEAAGCQDAETESINGSTIDKNCPESSLALAPENGGENIEPTKVSSTLNAQSSSQAGKETLDETKEESQSEQKKIDETKDESQYEKKTMTVMRGGEMVQVSYKVYIPKKTSSLGKRKLNR, from the exons ATGACAAGAAAAGAGGTGTCTTCTGTTTTAGAAGGAGAACATCTACAAATTGAATCTGAAAAAGTTGAGGAGTCACAAGATCATGGTCTCATGGAGCAGAAGTTTTGTGATTCTGCGGTAAGTCAAGATCTTGAGACTTCAGAAAAGATATTACATGTTGTTAATGTTAAGGAATTGGGAACAGCATTGGCTAATTCCGCCTCTCAACAAGATCAGCAGCCTGGTGATACTGCCAAGGTTAAAGCTAGTTCTACTATTAGCTCATGTTCAACTAAACGGAAGTTGAGTAGACCGTCATTGGGGAAAGAAAGTTTAAATCTTTCTAACAGGAAAGAAGCCGCTGGTTGCCAAGATGCTGAAACAGAGAGCATCAATGGCAGTACCATCGACAAGAATTGTCCAGAAAGTTCTCTAGCTCTGGCACCAGAGAATGGAGGTGaaaacatagaaccaacaaaagtTAGCTCTACTCTTAACGCCCAGTCGTCTTCTCAAGCCGGCAAAGAGACATTAGATGAAACAAAGGAAGAGTCTCAGTCTGAgcagaaaaaaattgatgaaacaAAAGATGAGTCACAGTACGAGAAGAAAACGATGACTGTGATGAGGGGTGGAGAAATGGTTCAG GTGAGTTACAAGGTCTACATTCCTAAGAAGACCTCTTCTTTGGGTAAAAGAAAACTCAACAGGTGA
- the LOC104729001 gene encoding L-type lectin-domain containing receptor kinase IX.2-like isoform X1, whose protein sequence is MKQWSSNKTCEIFRPGHPGNVIYHGDAKPNGAINLTKPNYTSRVGWVTYAEKVPIWNPKTGKPTDFNTSFSFRIGMRISNLSSYGHGFSFFLAPVGIQLPPNSGGGLLGLFTDIDERGLSSFPLVHVEFDTYFNPEWDPLGVGSHVGINNNSLVSSNYTSWNASSHNQDICHAHISYDSVTNNLSVSWAYELTSDDRESLGLSYIIDLAKVLPPQVTIGFSASTGVVVEEHRLLSWEFSSGSMDSVNVSIRRGLIVGISVSGFVLLISLVTTLVVWLQKQRKRKAKEIMDLISINEDLKRETAGPRRFAYKDLVSATNRFSSQRKLGQGGFGAVYRGYLNEIDMLVAVKQLSARSKQGKKEFVTEVKIISKLRHRNLVQLIGWCNEKDEYVLIYEFMPNGSLDTHLFGKRPHLPWDIRYKITLGLASALLYLHEEWDQCVLHRDIKASNIMLDTNYNVKLGDFGLARLMDHELGSHTTGLAGTFGYMAPEYVMTGRASKESDIYSFGVSILEIVTGRKSVDHSQEYTEPQKSLVERVWELYGRQQFTSAMDEKLGEDFNREQAECLVVVGLWCSHPDRNSRPSIRQAIQVLNMESTWPELPQKMPVPMYYISPSSLTLSSSTVSLTVSSCEVGR, encoded by the exons ATGAAGCAATGGTCAAGTAACAAGACGTGCGAAAT CTTTCGACCAGGTCATCCTGGGAATGTTATTTATCACGGGGATGCAAAGCCCAATGGAGCGATAAACTTGACCAAACCTAACTATACTTCCCGCGTTGGTTGGGTTACTTATGCTGAGAAAGTGCCAATCTGGAATCCTAAAACTGGTAAGCCTACAGATTTTAACACCAGTTTCTCTTTTAGGATCGGTATGCGTATCTCGAACTTGTCAAGTTACGGTCATGGTTTCAGCTTCTTTCTTGCTCCTGTGGGAATCCAACTTCCTCCGAACTCAGGTGGTGGTCTGTTAGGTCTTTTTACTGACATCGATGAACGCGGCTTATCTTCGTTTCCTCTGGTTCATGTCGAATTTGACACATACTTCAACCCAGAATGGGATCCTCTGGGTGTTGGATCTCATGTGGGAATCAATAATAATTCTCTTGTTTCGTCCAACTACACCTCTTGGAATGCAAGCTCACACAACCAAGATATTTGTCATGCACATATCTCCTATGACTCTGTTACTAACAACTTGAGCGTGTCTTGGGCTTATGAACTAACTTCTGATGATCGGGAGAGTTTAGGCCTTTCTTACATCATCGATCTTGCAAAGGTTTTGCCACCACAAGTTACAATCGGGTTCTCAGCCTCTACAGGAGTGGTCGTAGAGGAACATAGACTTTTATCATGGGAGTTCAGCTCAGGTAGTATGGATAGTGTGAACGTCTCTATTAGGAGAGGACTGATAGTTGGTATTTCGGTTTCTGGGTTTGTTTTGCTAATCTCTTTGGTCACAACCCTGGTGGTTTGGTTGCAGaagcaaagaaaaaggaaagcaaAAGAGATAATGGACTTGATATCAATAAACGAAGACCTCAAACGGGAAACAGCTGGACCAAGGAGGTTTGCTTATAAAGATCTTGTGTCAGCAACCAACAGATTCTCATCGCAAAGAAAGCTTGGTCAAGGAGGCTTTGGAGCAGTTTATAGAGGGTACTTGAACGAAATCGATATGCTTGTTGCGGTGAAGCAATTATCTGCTCGTTCCAAGCAGGGAAAGAAAGAGTTTGTTACCGAAGTTAAGATCATCAGCAAACTGAGACATCGAAACCTGGTCCAACTCATTGGTTGGTGTAATGAAAAAGATGAGTATGTGTTGATATATGAGTTCATGCCAAACGGTAGCCTCGACACTCACCTCTTTGGGAAAAGACCACATCTCCCCTGGGACATAAGGTACAAGATAACCCTCGGTCTAGCTTCTGCGCTTCTTTATCTTCACGAGGAGTGGGATCAGTGTGTATTGCACAGGGACATCAAGGCGAGCAATATCATGTTGGACACTAATTACAATGTAAAGCTAGGTGACTTTGGACTGGCTCGATTGATGGACCATGAGCTTGGTTCTCATACAACAGGATTAGCTGGAACTTTTGGCTACATGGCACCCGAATATGTGATGACGGGAAGGGCCAGCAAGGAGTCTGACATATATAGCTTTGGAGTTAGTATACTAGAAATTGTCACGGGAAGGAAGTCAGTCGATCATTCACAAGAATACACAGAGCCTCAGAAGAGTCTTGTGGAGAGAGTGTGGGAACTGTATGGAAGACAACAATTTACGTCAGCTATGGACGAGAAACTAGGTGAAGATTTCAATAGGGAACAAGCTGAGTGTCTTGTTGTTGTGGGGTTATGGTG
- the LOC104729037 gene encoding uncharacterized protein LOC104729037 isoform X3, with product MLARNFIKHFPCKNLSRHHILRDSDPFSDALLCFGASSVAVDEDIEEDNEDAASGSSLASKEICIESIFPVHEEVKMCISQAANSIGLKEIPKFKVEMGDEQDWITKNQDLFQPVEIADRLWIVPEWTSPPVPEAVNIILNPGFAFGTGEHPTTKLCLLLLQSLIKGGEAFLDYGTGSGILAIAALKFGAASSVGVDIDPLAIKSASHNAALNNIPLEKLELHLAPSENSSSGRETPLQKEQFDVVIANILLNPVMELADHIISFAKPGATIGISGILSEQLPNVKERYSPFLENISIATIGDWVCMSGTKKGEFIDNC from the exons atgttagctAGGAATTTTATCAAACACTTTCCGTGCAAGAATCTCTCCCGCCACCATATCCTCAGAGACAGT GATCCATTCTCGGATGCGCTCTTGTGTTTTGGAGCAAGCTCTGTAGCTGTAGATGAAGACATTGAAGAAGACAACGAAGATGCGGCTTCTGGGTCTTCTCTTGCTTCCAAAGAG ATTTGTATAGAATCAATATTTCCAGTGCACGAAGAAGTGAAAATGTGCATTTCACAAGCTGCAAATTCCATAGGCTTGAAAGAGATACCCAAATTCAAAGTTGAAATGGGAGATGAACAAGACTGGATTACCAAAAACCAG GATTTGTTTCAGCCTGTTGAAATCGCAGATAGGCTTTGGATTGTACCTGAGTGGACATCTCCTCCT GTCCCTGAAGCGGTAAACATAATTCTGAACCCTGGATTTGCGTTTGGGACTGGAGAACATCCTACTACTAAGCTTTGTCTATTGCTTCTGCAAAGTTTGATCAAAGGCGGAGAAGCATTCCTCGACTATGGTACCGGTTCTGGAATACTTGCGATTGCAGCCCTCAAG TTTGGTGCTGCATCATCTGTTGGCGTTGATATTGATCCCCTGGCAATAAAATCTGCTAGTCATAATGCAGCTCTGAACAACATTCCTTTGGAGAAACTGGAGCTGCACCTTGCACCAAGTGAGAATAGCTCTTCTGGAAGAGAAACACCATTGCAAAAAGAACAGTTTGATGTGGTCATTGCAAACATACTCTTAAACCCTGTTATGGAACTAGCAGatcatataatttcatttgCAAAACCTGGGGCAACCATTGGCATTTCTGGAATCCTATCTGAACAG CTTCCAAATGTAAAAGAACGGTACTCTCCCTTCTTGGAGAACATTTCTATAGCCACAATAGGTGATTGGGTATGCATGAGCGGTACCAAAAAAGGGGAGTTTATTGATAACTGTTAA
- the LOC104729037 gene encoding uncharacterized protein LOC104729037 isoform X1 has product MLARNFIKHFPCKNLSRHHILRDSVRPLIFFTSSTPQSSFSISASLSTSSSSSSSSSCFTDESFAAPYLSVRINCPKHVLDPFSDALLCFGASSVAVDEDIEEDNEDAASGSSLASKEICIESIFPVHEEVKMCISQAANSIGLKEIPKFKVEMGDEQDWITKNQDLFQPVEIADRLWIVPEWTSPPVPEAVNIILNPGFAFGTGEHPTTKLCLLLLQSLIKGGEAFLDYGTGSGILAIAALKFGAASSVGVDIDPLAIKSASHNAALNNIPLEKLELHLAPSENSSSGRETPLQKEQFDVVIANILLNPVMELADHIISFAKPGATIGISGILSEQLPNVKERYSPFLENISIATIGDWVCMSGTKKGEFIDNC; this is encoded by the exons atgttagctAGGAATTTTATCAAACACTTTCCGTGCAAGAATCTCTCCCGCCACCATATCCTCAGAGACAGTGTCAGacctctcatcttcttcacttcttctacTCCTCAGTCCTCCTTTTCAATATCTGcctctctctctacttcttcttcttcttcttcctcatcttcgtGTTTTACTGATGAGTCTTTCGCTGCACCTTACCTCTCAGTTCGTATCAATTGTCCAAAACATGTCCTC GATCCATTCTCGGATGCGCTCTTGTGTTTTGGAGCAAGCTCTGTAGCTGTAGATGAAGACATTGAAGAAGACAACGAAGATGCGGCTTCTGGGTCTTCTCTTGCTTCCAAAGAG ATTTGTATAGAATCAATATTTCCAGTGCACGAAGAAGTGAAAATGTGCATTTCACAAGCTGCAAATTCCATAGGCTTGAAAGAGATACCCAAATTCAAAGTTGAAATGGGAGATGAACAAGACTGGATTACCAAAAACCAG GATTTGTTTCAGCCTGTTGAAATCGCAGATAGGCTTTGGATTGTACCTGAGTGGACATCTCCTCCT GTCCCTGAAGCGGTAAACATAATTCTGAACCCTGGATTTGCGTTTGGGACTGGAGAACATCCTACTACTAAGCTTTGTCTATTGCTTCTGCAAAGTTTGATCAAAGGCGGAGAAGCATTCCTCGACTATGGTACCGGTTCTGGAATACTTGCGATTGCAGCCCTCAAG TTTGGTGCTGCATCATCTGTTGGCGTTGATATTGATCCCCTGGCAATAAAATCTGCTAGTCATAATGCAGCTCTGAACAACATTCCTTTGGAGAAACTGGAGCTGCACCTTGCACCAAGTGAGAATAGCTCTTCTGGAAGAGAAACACCATTGCAAAAAGAACAGTTTGATGTGGTCATTGCAAACATACTCTTAAACCCTGTTATGGAACTAGCAGatcatataatttcatttgCAAAACCTGGGGCAACCATTGGCATTTCTGGAATCCTATCTGAACAG CTTCCAAATGTAAAAGAACGGTACTCTCCCTTCTTGGAGAACATTTCTATAGCCACAATAGGTGATTGGGTATGCATGAGCGGTACCAAAAAAGGGGAGTTTATTGATAACTGTTAA
- the LOC104729037 gene encoding uncharacterized protein LOC104729037 isoform X2, which translates to MLARNFIKHFPCKNLSRHHILRDSVRPLIFFTSSTPQSSFSISASLSTSSSSSSSSSCFTDESFAAPYLSDPFSDALLCFGASSVAVDEDIEEDNEDAASGSSLASKEICIESIFPVHEEVKMCISQAANSIGLKEIPKFKVEMGDEQDWITKNQDLFQPVEIADRLWIVPEWTSPPVPEAVNIILNPGFAFGTGEHPTTKLCLLLLQSLIKGGEAFLDYGTGSGILAIAALKFGAASSVGVDIDPLAIKSASHNAALNNIPLEKLELHLAPSENSSSGRETPLQKEQFDVVIANILLNPVMELADHIISFAKPGATIGISGILSEQLPNVKERYSPFLENISIATIGDWVCMSGTKKGEFIDNC; encoded by the exons atgttagctAGGAATTTTATCAAACACTTTCCGTGCAAGAATCTCTCCCGCCACCATATCCTCAGAGACAGTGTCAGacctctcatcttcttcacttcttctacTCCTCAGTCCTCCTTTTCAATATCTGcctctctctctacttcttcttcttcttcttcctcatcttcgtGTTTTACTGATGAGTCTTTCGCTGCACCTTACCTCTCA GATCCATTCTCGGATGCGCTCTTGTGTTTTGGAGCAAGCTCTGTAGCTGTAGATGAAGACATTGAAGAAGACAACGAAGATGCGGCTTCTGGGTCTTCTCTTGCTTCCAAAGAG ATTTGTATAGAATCAATATTTCCAGTGCACGAAGAAGTGAAAATGTGCATTTCACAAGCTGCAAATTCCATAGGCTTGAAAGAGATACCCAAATTCAAAGTTGAAATGGGAGATGAACAAGACTGGATTACCAAAAACCAG GATTTGTTTCAGCCTGTTGAAATCGCAGATAGGCTTTGGATTGTACCTGAGTGGACATCTCCTCCT GTCCCTGAAGCGGTAAACATAATTCTGAACCCTGGATTTGCGTTTGGGACTGGAGAACATCCTACTACTAAGCTTTGTCTATTGCTTCTGCAAAGTTTGATCAAAGGCGGAGAAGCATTCCTCGACTATGGTACCGGTTCTGGAATACTTGCGATTGCAGCCCTCAAG TTTGGTGCTGCATCATCTGTTGGCGTTGATATTGATCCCCTGGCAATAAAATCTGCTAGTCATAATGCAGCTCTGAACAACATTCCTTTGGAGAAACTGGAGCTGCACCTTGCACCAAGTGAGAATAGCTCTTCTGGAAGAGAAACACCATTGCAAAAAGAACAGTTTGATGTGGTCATTGCAAACATACTCTTAAACCCTGTTATGGAACTAGCAGatcatataatttcatttgCAAAACCTGGGGCAACCATTGGCATTTCTGGAATCCTATCTGAACAG CTTCCAAATGTAAAAGAACGGTACTCTCCCTTCTTGGAGAACATTTCTATAGCCACAATAGGTGATTGGGTATGCATGAGCGGTACCAAAAAAGGGGAGTTTATTGATAACTGTTAA
- the LOC104753769 gene encoding E3 ubiquitin ligase BIG BROTHER-related-like: MEAIPECKYQIEKNPGPEHVGTIAVNTKFVRPDDQDSNISISLPTNEFTEVEDSPHKEKLYYFLKDLGVDARDALHLIQELTLLACKVTSSFDYRPQYALLIRLTLTLTLHAAPSSTEGPVLLDESQVEPVLDDPQVDESFVDDPQLDKSFINDPQVDESFIDDYDQVEFLDDCLVDESVIDDSQLEEVIQASLEEDDERRNIEFRHERKLRVGALSRRIYKKSKRKTSIISNQCTRNKRKQKTLSSDNDDMCTICLMEFKDGRKVATLLCGHEFHNTCIMKWIKFGDNCPLCRVEIAREDEEIHQLRNTVF, from the coding sequence ATGGAAGCTATTCCAGAATGCAAGTACCAAATCGAAAAGAATCCTGGACCCGAACATGTTGGTACAATCGCAGTGAATACAAAATTTGTCAGACCAGATGACCAAGATTCGAACATCTCAATTTCATTACCTACCAATGAATTCACTGAAGTCGAAGATTCTCCTCACAAAGAAAAACTCTATTACTTCTTAAAAGATTTAGGAGTTGATGCACGAGACGCTCTCCATTTAATACAAGAACTCACCCTACTTGCATGCAAAGTAACTTCATCGTTTGATTACCGCCCACAATATGCTTTGTTAATTAGGTTGACGTTGACGTTGACGCTTCATGCGGCTCCTTCGAGTACTGAAGGACCAGTACTCCTCGATGAATCTCAAGTCGAACCAGTCCTTGATGACCCTCAAGTCGACGAATCATTCGTCGATGACCCTCAACTCGACAAATCATTCATCAATGACCCTCAAGTCGACGAATCATTCATCGATGACTACGATCAAGTCGAATTCCTAGATGATTGTCTAGTCGACGAATCAGTCATCGATGACTCTCAACTCGAAGAGGTGATTCAAGCCTCCCTCGAAGAAGATGACGAGAGGAGGAATATCGAGTTTAGACACGAAAGAAAATTAAGAGTCGGGGCCTTGAGCAGGAGGATATACAAGAAGAGCAAACGAAAGACCAGCATAATTTCTAACCAGTGCACAAgaaataagagaaaacaaaagacctTGTCTAGTGATAATGATGACATGTGCACGATTTGTTTAATGGAGTTTAAAGACGGACGAAAAGTTGCTACTTTACTTTGTGGTCACGAATTTCACAATACGTGTATAATGAAATGGATTAAGTTTGGCGATAATTGTCCATTGTGTCGCGTCGAGATAGCACGTGAAGATGAGGAGATTCATCAACTACGAAATACAGTTTTCTAA